From Vanacampus margaritifer isolate UIUO_Vmar chromosome 8, RoL_Vmar_1.0, whole genome shotgun sequence, a single genomic window includes:
- the LOC144056444 gene encoding dysbindin-like, with product MSSSSGSLHSKRLPSETERVPRIPDMDTAHHLKVRERQRFFEEVFQHDVDVYLSSAHLSIRDYTRPPIGSISSMEVNVDMLEQMELIDISDQEALDVFLSSGGEDVVLNSTMPANENNNAEGVLTNGLLRHVLEGFDSKSRVSSTSSMSSSDSQINNANLGDTCGVISQDHVTCANRIAPPLETEEKSLTPSI from the exons atgagcTCTTCATCGGGCAGCCTTCACAGCAAACGACTTCCTT CGGAGACAGAACGAGTTCCGAGGATTCCAGATATGGACACGGCCCATCATCTTAAAGTAAGAGAGCGGCAGCGCTTCTTCGAGGAGGTCTTCCAACACGATGTGGACGTCTACCTGTCCTCAGCGCACCTTTCTATTAGAGACTACACAAGAC CACCCATCGGTAGCATCTCATCTATGGAAGTGAATGTGGACATGCTGGAACAGATGGAGCTGATTGACATCTCGGACCAGGAGGCTTTGGATGTCTTCTTGAGCTCTGGGGGAGAAGATGTCGTCTTGAACTCTACAATGCCAG ccaatgaaaacaacaatgcTGAGGGAGTCCTCACTAACGGACTCCTTCGACATGTCCTTGAGGGTTTTGACTCCAAATCCCGCGTGTCCTCCAcatcttcaatgtcttcttctgACAGCCAGATTAACAATGCCAATCTAGGTGACACTTGTGGAGTGATTTCCCAGGATCATGTCACATGTGCAAACAGAATAGCACCACCACTGGAGACAGAggagaaaagtctgactccATCTATATAG
- the LOC144056803 gene encoding bone morphogenetic protein 7-like isoform X2 has translation MAQNPPSWEVSAMVTRTKCKSFSNFSVDNDVRSSFIHRRLRSQERRDMQREILSILGLPHRPRPSQVDSRLNAAPLFMLDLYNTASADAPHTRYSSYNPHLDSQASNLVTLQDSRFLDDADMVMSFVNLVDQDQELLYQKHQREFRFDLSRIPEGEAVTAAELRIFKDSIQERYENETFRISVYQVLHEAADSEVELLLVEQREVWAAEQGWLIFDLTATSNLWLANPEHNLGLQLFLEDNYGFRKTPRLVGLLTGSGAQQKRPFLVAFFKSNEVRFRNTRSAHGHRGRHSNRSKPQKTVQDALKAVEAATDLGISNDGCKKHELYVSFRDLGWQDWIIAPEGYAAYYCEGECAFPLNSYMNATNHAIVQTLVHFINPGTVPKPCCAPTQLHGISVLYFDDSSNVILKKYRNMVVRACGCH, from the exons ATGGCACAGAACCCACCCAGTTGGGAAGTAAGCGCAATGGTGACAAGGACAAAATGTAAA TCCTTTTCCAACTTCTCGGTGGACAACGATGTGCGCTCCAGCTTCATCCACCGCCGACTGAGGAGCCAGGAGCGCAGGGACATGCAGCGGGAGATTCTTTCCATCTTGGGACTGCCTCATCGCCCGCGACCATCGCAGGTCGACTCCAGGCTCAACGCTGCCCCGTTGTTCATGCTGGACCTGTATAATACTGCCTCGGCAGACGCGCCGCACACAAGATATTCCAGCTACAATCCCCATTTGGACTCCCAGGCTTCCAACTTGGTGACCCTGCAGGACAGCCGCTTCCTGGATGATGCTGATATGGTCATGAGTTTTGTCAATCTCG TTGATCAGGATCAAGAACTTCTGTACCAGAAGCACCAACGGGAATTCAGATTCGATCTTTCCCGTATTCCAGAGGGAGAGGCTGTCACAGCAGCAGAGTTGAGGATTTTTAAGGATTCCATTCAGGAACGCTATGAGAATGAGACCTTCAGAATCAGCGTTTACCAGGTCTTGCATGAGGCTGCGGACAG TGAAGTGGAGCTGTTGCtggttgaacagcgagaggtgtGGGCTGCAGAGCAGGGCTGGCTCATCTTTGACCTGACTGCCACCAGTAATCTTTGGCTGGCCAACCCTGAGCACAACCTGGGCCTTCAACTGTTCCTGGAAGACAACTATG GTTTTAGGAAGACCCCCCGACTGGTTGGGCTGTTAACGGGCAGCGGCGCACAACAAAAGCGACCCTTTCTGGTTGCCTTCTTTAAATCCAACGAGGTTCGCTTTCGCAACACCCGTTCTGCTCATGGCCACAGGGGGCGCCACTCGAACCGCTCCAAACCACAGAAGACCGTCCAAGATGCACTAAAGGCAGTCGAAGCCGCAACAG atcTCGGCATATCTAATGATGGATGTAAGAAACATGAGCTGTATGTCAGTTTCAGAGATTTGGGATGGCAG GACTGGATCATTGCACCAGAGGGCTATGCGGCGTACTACTGCGAGGGGGAGTGCGCCTTCCCGCTCAATTCCTACATGAACGCCACAAACCACGCGATTGTGCAAACTCTG GTGCACTTTATCAACCCGGGAACGGTGCCGAAGCCCTGCTGCGCTCCCACACAGCTCCACGGCATCTCCGTGCTCTACTTTGATGACAGCTCCAATGTCATCCTAAAGAAGTACCGCAACATGGTGGTCAGAGCTTGTGGCTGTCACTGA
- the LOC144056803 gene encoding bone morphogenetic protein 7-like isoform X1, which produces MVRTVTCALGTLIIFLTWSCGVLSTKSFSNFSVDNDVRSSFIHRRLRSQERRDMQREILSILGLPHRPRPSQVDSRLNAAPLFMLDLYNTASADAPHTRYSSYNPHLDSQASNLVTLQDSRFLDDADMVMSFVNLVDQDQELLYQKHQREFRFDLSRIPEGEAVTAAELRIFKDSIQERYENETFRISVYQVLHEAADSEVELLLVEQREVWAAEQGWLIFDLTATSNLWLANPEHNLGLQLFLEDNYGFRKTPRLVGLLTGSGAQQKRPFLVAFFKSNEVRFRNTRSAHGHRGRHSNRSKPQKTVQDALKAVEAATDLGISNDGCKKHELYVSFRDLGWQDWIIAPEGYAAYYCEGECAFPLNSYMNATNHAIVQTLVHFINPGTVPKPCCAPTQLHGISVLYFDDSSNVILKKYRNMVVRACGCH; this is translated from the exons ATGGTTCGAACTGTGACGTGCGCATTGGGGACACTAATCATTTTCCTGACTTGGAGTTGTGGCGTCTTGTCCACAAAGTCCTTTTCCAACTTCTCGGTGGACAACGATGTGCGCTCCAGCTTCATCCACCGCCGACTGAGGAGCCAGGAGCGCAGGGACATGCAGCGGGAGATTCTTTCCATCTTGGGACTGCCTCATCGCCCGCGACCATCGCAGGTCGACTCCAGGCTCAACGCTGCCCCGTTGTTCATGCTGGACCTGTATAATACTGCCTCGGCAGACGCGCCGCACACAAGATATTCCAGCTACAATCCCCATTTGGACTCCCAGGCTTCCAACTTGGTGACCCTGCAGGACAGCCGCTTCCTGGATGATGCTGATATGGTCATGAGTTTTGTCAATCTCG TTGATCAGGATCAAGAACTTCTGTACCAGAAGCACCAACGGGAATTCAGATTCGATCTTTCCCGTATTCCAGAGGGAGAGGCTGTCACAGCAGCAGAGTTGAGGATTTTTAAGGATTCCATTCAGGAACGCTATGAGAATGAGACCTTCAGAATCAGCGTTTACCAGGTCTTGCATGAGGCTGCGGACAG TGAAGTGGAGCTGTTGCtggttgaacagcgagaggtgtGGGCTGCAGAGCAGGGCTGGCTCATCTTTGACCTGACTGCCACCAGTAATCTTTGGCTGGCCAACCCTGAGCACAACCTGGGCCTTCAACTGTTCCTGGAAGACAACTATG GTTTTAGGAAGACCCCCCGACTGGTTGGGCTGTTAACGGGCAGCGGCGCACAACAAAAGCGACCCTTTCTGGTTGCCTTCTTTAAATCCAACGAGGTTCGCTTTCGCAACACCCGTTCTGCTCATGGCCACAGGGGGCGCCACTCGAACCGCTCCAAACCACAGAAGACCGTCCAAGATGCACTAAAGGCAGTCGAAGCCGCAACAG atcTCGGCATATCTAATGATGGATGTAAGAAACATGAGCTGTATGTCAGTTTCAGAGATTTGGGATGGCAG GACTGGATCATTGCACCAGAGGGCTATGCGGCGTACTACTGCGAGGGGGAGTGCGCCTTCCCGCTCAATTCCTACATGAACGCCACAAACCACGCGATTGTGCAAACTCTG GTGCACTTTATCAACCCGGGAACGGTGCCGAAGCCCTGCTGCGCTCCCACACAGCTCCACGGCATCTCCGTGCTCTACTTTGATGACAGCTCCAATGTCATCCTAAAGAAGTACCGCAACATGGTGGTCAGAGCTTGTGGCTGTCACTGA
- the LOC144056443 gene encoding protein LSM14 homolog B-like, whose protein sequence is MNARGGTPYIGSKISLISKAQIRYEGVLSYVDTERSTVALAKVKSFGTEDRQTGSPLPPKDEVYEYIIFRGSDIKDITVSEPAKPHHGLPRDPAIVQSSLGTPSGGYRPRWSPYQDMMPAYNQMATSSLLNEQYSAAQGLVPGFDVIPGRRAPMVEQAVQTVPLASSAQKKGKSSTQPQQIRQSVRPTQRAVSQVQKENVPINQTASQPSEDLTQGQSTDNKKQRRKQGSRRSRSRGQFLVKNSKSKTLKFDSDFDFESANAQFKDDLTKEVVVEVSSIESPERPRTQEDSALGEKYYDKSKGFFDNISSDMKPRRTTWAEEKKLNLETFGVQGRFLRGRGFRERGRKGQSKVDPRPLPKIDGGRE, encoded by the exons ATGAATGCCCGAGGTGGAACTCCTTACATTGGCAGCAAAATAAGTCTGATATCTAAGGCGCAGATTCGTTATGAAGGTGTGTTATCCTACGTGGACACAGAGAGGTCCACTGTTGCTTTGGCCAAGG TGAAATCATTTGGGACGGAGGACCGTCAAACTGGCAGTCCACTTCCACCTAAAGATGAAGTATATGAATACATAATATTTCGAGGGAGTGACATAAAGGACATCACAGTGTCTGAACCAGCAAAACCGCATCATGGGCTTCCTCGAGACCCTGCTATTGTACAG TCTTCTCTTGGAACCCCTTCTGGTGGATATCGCCCACGCTGGAGCCCTTACCAAGACATGATGCCCGCCTACAATCAGATGGCTACCAGCTCTCTCCTCAACGAGCAGTACAGTGCAGCACAGGGTCTCG TTCCAGGGTTTGACGTTATCCCCGGCAGAAGAGCTCCTATGGTTGAGCAAGCAGTTCAGACGGTGCCATTGGCCAGCAGTGCTCAGAAAAAGGGGAAATCCTCAACCCAGCCGCAGCAGATCAGACAGAGTGTTCGTCCGACCCAGCGCGCAGTTTCCCAAGTTCAGAAAGAGAATGTCCCCATTA ATCAAACCGCATCTCAGCCAAGTGAAGACCTGACACAAGGTCAAAGCActgataataaaaaacaaagacgAAAACAAG gaaGTCGCAGATCCAGGAGCAGAGGCCAGTTTCTTGTGAAGAACTCAAAATCTAAAACTTTGAAGTTTGAttcagattttgattttgaatcaGCAAATGCTCAATTTAAAGACGATCTCACAAAGGAGGTTGTAG TTGAGGTGTCCTCAATAGAGTCCCCCGAGAGGCCGCGTACGCAGGAGGACAGCGCGCTTGGTGAGAAGTACTATGACAAGAGTAAGGGCTTCTTTGACAACATCTCATCAGACATGAAGCCCAG GAGGACCACATGGGCAGAGGAGAAAAAATTAAACCTGGAGACTTTCGGAGTGCAGGGGCGCTTCCTGAGAGGCAGAGGATTCCGGGAGCGGGGCCGCAAAGGGCAGAGCAAAGTTGATCCGCGACCACTCCCGAAAATTGATGGTGGGAGAGAGTGA